The proteins below are encoded in one region of Spirochaetota bacterium:
- a CDS encoding alpha-L-fucosidase, whose translation MEFTKLSRGDYERQTAATRDERMQWFRDARFGMFVHYGLYSIMGRHEWAMALENFPIAEYEKLAGKFNPKPGAPREWAALAKKAGMKYMVMTTRHHEGFSLWDSKVNPYNAMNFGPKRDIVREFVDACREFGLRIGFYSSLMDWHHPDAWRAAFDTEARARFTKYIKEMNRELMTQYGKIDVLWYDVSAPMESWEGWDSLELNQMVRSLQPHIIINNRSKLPEDLGTPEGHITAEDRDWEACMTFNDLSWGYVDAEQALPYSYTPQRIVKMLNTATAGKGNLLLNIGPAPDGSVPADAVAPLTKVGQWIAENGPAVYGKKDKTVPWGANGVCGTSLSGNTVYLWNWIWPKGGEMGVGGFSTLLKSVTLLKDGSSIAFEQKGHRIILKGLPEKSPDSVLGIAVIALEFAEKPEFKRASYYPQLHGGTDVSGGNI comes from the coding sequence ATGGAATTCACGAAATTAAGCAGGGGTGATTATGAACGGCAGACCGCCGCGACGCGCGATGAGCGCATGCAGTGGTTCCGTGATGCGCGTTTCGGCATGTTCGTGCATTACGGTCTTTATTCGATCATGGGGCGTCACGAGTGGGCTATGGCGCTCGAGAATTTCCCTATAGCCGAATACGAGAAACTGGCGGGAAAATTCAACCCGAAGCCGGGGGCGCCTCGGGAGTGGGCCGCTCTGGCGAAGAAGGCGGGGATGAAATATATGGTGATGACCACCCGCCATCACGAAGGGTTCAGCCTCTGGGATTCCAAGGTCAATCCGTATAACGCGATGAACTTCGGTCCCAAGCGCGATATCGTACGCGAATTCGTCGATGCATGCCGTGAATTCGGCCTCCGCATCGGTTTCTACTCATCGCTCATGGACTGGCATCATCCCGACGCCTGGCGCGCTGCCTTCGACACAGAAGCGCGCGCACGGTTCACGAAGTATATCAAGGAAATGAACCGCGAGCTCATGACGCAGTACGGTAAGATCGATGTGCTCTGGTACGATGTGTCCGCGCCGATGGAATCGTGGGAAGGATGGGATTCGCTTGAGCTGAATCAAATGGTGCGATCGCTTCAGCCGCATATCATCATCAACAACCGCAGCAAGCTCCCCGAGGATCTCGGTACGCCTGAGGGTCATATCACCGCCGAGGACCGCGACTGGGAAGCGTGCATGACGTTCAATGATCTGAGCTGGGGCTATGTGGATGCCGAGCAGGCGCTCCCGTACAGTTATACCCCGCAGCGCATCGTGAAGATGCTCAATACGGCGACGGCAGGGAAGGGGAATCTTCTCCTCAATATCGGACCGGCTCCCGACGGTTCGGTGCCTGCTGATGCCGTTGCGCCGCTCACCAAGGTCGGTCAATGGATAGCGGAGAACGGTCCGGCCGTGTACGGGAAAAAAGATAAGACCGTTCCCTGGGGCGCGAACGGCGTCTGTGGAACATCGCTCTCCGGAAATACCGTGTATCTCTGGAATTGGATATGGCCGAAGGGCGGTGAGATGGGTGTCGGCGGATTCTCGACGCTGCTCAAGTCGGTCACACTCCTGAAGGACGGATCATCGATAGCGTTCGAGCAGAAAGGACATCGCATTATCCTGAAGGGGCTCCCGGAGAAGTCTCCCGACAGCGTGCTCGG
- a CDS encoding uroporphyrinogen decarboxylase family protein, translating to MTACAMQSRENKLRAIRFERPDIIPMHFGINAACWHHYEQAALLDLMESHDLLFPGFKRPESGVIVPYFGANARASEPYTDPWGCIWHTADDGITGTVHMNPLASWDRFDDYHSPDPAKTDGTYPIDWEKTGAYVKQGRAEGRFIAGGLPHGHTFLRLQDIRGYTNLIMDMADEDARLMKLIDMVSDFNTEYIRRWIDISPDMLSFPEDLGMQVGPMLSPDMFRKFIKPAYQRMMNMARDKGIIVHMHSDGDIRSLADDLVEGGVEVINLQDLVNGIDWIAERFAGRVCVDLDIDRQKITPYGSPADIDALIREEVMRLGTKEGGLMMIYGLYPGVPLENVKALMDAMERYAVL from the coding sequence ATGACCGCATGCGCCATGCAGAGCAGAGAGAACAAGCTTCGGGCGATACGCTTTGAGCGCCCGGATATCATCCCGATGCATTTCGGTATCAATGCCGCGTGCTGGCATCATTATGAGCAGGCGGCGCTCCTCGATCTTATGGAATCGCATGATCTTCTGTTCCCCGGTTTCAAGCGTCCGGAGAGCGGTGTCATCGTCCCCTATTTCGGGGCGAATGCCCGCGCGTCTGAACCCTATACCGATCCCTGGGGCTGTATATGGCATACTGCTGATGACGGCATTACCGGCACCGTGCATATGAACCCCCTCGCATCATGGGACAGATTTGACGATTATCACTCCCCCGATCCGGCAAAGACCGATGGCACCTATCCCATCGACTGGGAAAAGACAGGAGCGTATGTGAAGCAGGGCAGGGCAGAAGGGCGCTTCATTGCCGGCGGGCTTCCGCATGGGCATACCTTCCTCAGGCTGCAGGATATACGTGGCTATACGAACCTTATCATGGATATGGCGGATGAGGATGCGCGGCTGATGAAGCTCATCGATATGGTCTCCGATTTCAACACCGAATACATACGCCGATGGATCGATATTTCACCGGACATGCTTTCATTCCCCGAGGACCTCGGCATGCAGGTCGGCCCCATGCTCTCGCCCGATATGTTCCGGAAATTCATCAAGCCCGCGTATCAGCGCATGATGAACATGGCGCGCGACAAGGGCATCATCGTTCACATGCATTCCGACGGCGACATCCGTTCGCTCGCGGATGATCTTGTCGAGGGCGGCGTTGAGGTGATCAATCTGCAGGACCTTGTCAACGGCATAGACTGGATAGCCGAGCGTTTCGCCGGGCGCGTCTGCGTCGATCTCGATATCGACCGCCAGAAGATAACGCCGTACGGGAGCCCCGCTGACATCGATGCGCTCATCCGTGAAGAGGTGATGCGTCTTGGTACGAAGGAGGGCGGGCTTATGATGATATACGGACTTTACCCCGGTGTGCCGCTTGAGAATGTGAAGGCGCTTATGGACGCGATGGAAAGATATGCAGTACTATAA
- a CDS encoding AraC family transcriptional regulator yields the protein MAKRFAARRMAAQTEAIGIPQIVSAGYDSPKKSIGLNEHIHRGMELVYLMRGRTSWRLPDKTMTLAGGQCSLMQPFVKHQGDMDIIEPCTLFWIVFDLSVPGYTGGISRSDAASLRRTFTAAGTLVFDITDMLHTAFIALYDALLALAVKDRHAGMMLRSSLLAVLCQSARALQNPARRSTADLDRALSYIRANYRKKMSVRELSDISHLSESTFHEHFAIAFGISPMDYVVRERIHHSKAMLAGRSPVTDIALELGFASSQHFATAFRRFTGTTPSLFRSRSRRAL from the coding sequence ATGGCAAAACGTTTCGCAGCACGGCGCATGGCAGCCCAGACCGAAGCGATCGGAATACCGCAGATCGTTTCGGCGGGATACGATTCGCCGAAAAAAAGCATCGGGCTGAACGAGCACATACACCGCGGGATGGAGCTCGTCTATCTCATGCGCGGACGGACATCGTGGCGTCTACCCGACAAAACGATGACGCTTGCCGGGGGCCAATGCTCGCTCATGCAGCCCTTCGTGAAACATCAGGGGGACATGGACATCATCGAGCCGTGCACGCTTTTCTGGATAGTGTTCGATCTGTCCGTTCCCGGATATACCGGCGGGATATCCCGTTCCGATGCCGCATCACTTCGGAGAACATTCACCGCCGCAGGCACGCTCGTGTTCGATATCACCGACATGCTCCATACCGCATTCATCGCACTGTACGACGCCCTCCTCGCCCTCGCCGTGAAAGACCGGCATGCCGGCATGATGCTCCGCTCATCGCTGCTAGCCGTTCTCTGTCAAAGTGCCCGCGCCTTACAGAACCCGGCACGCCGTTCCACCGCCGATCTTGACCGCGCGCTCTCCTATATCCGTGCGAACTATCGAAAAAAAATGAGCGTTCGTGAACTCTCCGACATCTCCCATCTGAGTGAAAGCACGTTCCACGAGCACTTCGCCATAGCATTCGGGATATCGCCGATGGACTATGTGGTCCGTGAACGCATCCATCATTCGAAAGCGATGCTCGCAGGCAGGAGTCCCGTCACTGATATTGCGCTTGAGCTCGGCTTCGCGAGCAGTCAGCATTTCGCCACTGCGTTCAGGCGTTTTACAGGGACTACGCCCTCTCTTTTCCGATCCCGCAGCCGTCGCGCTCTCTGA